A stretch of the Porifericola rhodea genome encodes the following:
- a CDS encoding acyl transferase — protein MQNAQFFKDNLFSINAQNFEEYALSLFRWQAEHNPVYKLYIENLSIRVEEVKRLEHIPFLPIAFFKDHKVVSIDETEKTESYTYYESSGTTGQQRSRHYLADTEFYLKVCRQIFETQYGKLEDFHVFALLPSYLERKHASLVAMADHFIQLSQSDLSGFYLNEYDRLLAQIQEAKKTGRKVLLLGVTFALLELAENYSPKLEGVIVMETGGMKGRRKEMIRQELHYILTNGFQLNHIHSEYGMTELLSQAYAHYKGLFQCPSWMRVLIRDINDPFCLDQSLRYGGINVIDLANVHSCAFIETQDLGRYHHETGYFEVLGRFDQSDVRGCNLMVAL, from the coding sequence ATGCAAAATGCGCAATTTTTTAAAGATAACTTATTCAGCATAAATGCTCAAAACTTTGAAGAGTATGCTCTCTCACTTTTCAGATGGCAGGCAGAGCACAACCCTGTATATAAGCTTTACATAGAAAATTTAAGTATTCGGGTTGAGGAGGTCAAACGCCTGGAGCATATACCTTTTTTGCCTATCGCTTTTTTTAAAGATCATAAAGTGGTTAGCATTGATGAAACAGAAAAGACAGAAAGCTACACATATTATGAAAGTAGTGGTACTACGGGACAGCAAAGAAGCAGGCACTACCTTGCAGATACTGAGTTTTATTTAAAAGTATGTCGGCAAATTTTTGAGACACAATACGGAAAGTTAGAAGATTTTCATGTGTTTGCTTTGCTCCCATCTTACCTGGAAAGAAAACATGCCTCGTTGGTAGCTATGGCTGATCATTTTATTCAACTCAGCCAATCCGATCTTTCCGGCTTTTACCTAAACGAATACGACAGGCTTCTTGCTCAGATACAAGAAGCCAAAAAAACTGGCAGAAAGGTACTATTGCTAGGGGTTACGTTTGCCTTGCTGGAGCTTGCAGAAAATTATAGTCCTAAGTTGGAGGGGGTAATTGTTATGGAAACCGGAGGCATGAAAGGCAGAAGGAAGGAGATGATCAGGCAAGAACTACACTACATACTTACAAATGGATTCCAGCTTAATCATATCCACTCAGAATATGGTATGACGGAATTGCTTTCTCAGGCCTATGCACATTATAAAGGTTTGTTTCAATGTCCTTCCTGGATGCGTGTACTAATCAGAGATATCAATGATCCCTTTTGCCTGGATCAAAGCCTACGCTATGGCGGCATCAATGTAATAGATCTGGCAAATGTACATTCTTGTGCATTTATAGAAACTCAGGATTTAGGAAGGTATCATCATGAAACTGGCTATTTTGAGGTTTTAGGACGATTTGATCAATCTGATGTCAGAGGATGTAACCTGATGGTAGCACTATAG